The Arachis hypogaea cultivar Tifrunner chromosome 16, arahy.Tifrunner.gnm2.J5K5, whole genome shotgun sequence genome contains a region encoding:
- the LOC112755229 gene encoding eukaryotic translation initiation factor 4G isoform X2 translates to MSFNQSKSDKSDAVYRKSGRSASFNQQRGSSGGAYGRGGSGGGAAPSPSLSSSRSFNKKSNNAQGGQSRVNPTVASSTESNSINANRTIPNGSHLQPQFHVTNATVKSPESNAQRSTRAIPKAPTSQPPTLSSDSAPPTTPAKGDASKAFPFQFGSISPGFINGMAIPARTSSAPPNLDEQKRDQARHDSFKPPAPAPAPAPAPAPAPAPPVPKQHSVRKDIVNNDQSNAGTRAKKDMQLSSLPPGSQMQKPSVVPLSGISMAMPYHQPQASVQFGSPNPQIQSQGMPTAPLQMPLPMPLPIGNAPQVQQQVFVPGLQPHQMHQGLMHQSQNMSFTPQLSPQLPHQLGSMGISIGPQYSPQQGGKFAPRKTTPVKITHPETHEELRLDKRADTYSDGGSSGAKSHSSVPSQSQPAQPFTVSHPITYYQPNSYSASSGFYPPPSSLPLTSSQITPNSQPPRFSYAVSHGQQNVGFMNSSSHNSIPVNKVGTHIPAITEPPAPEFSHNVLNVISPSSGATSMSIKDSSGTGLVDSSVANSNISGARRSHSARSSVASGDANSSLPQKGSEICSEVSLEQSKLSSDSSVLNSLPKQSSASTEVTTAPLKSSSAVSAESVSVVSNDEEKGKEFLSRSNSLKDNQKVQKKGQLQHQVAVQSPTVADVPSQAVERSSVISETVGTKTNHSAAVTSEDIAAATAADEDTLLTPSVSMSHAEVKSNGTTELSVCVSAEGPVAQTGYSLNNNDELDEFLQEDKLSKDKVSEMGEKTEISSIQGSKQEHDESSVPECERTSDSLVMSTCSALGSPKDVSLSRDDIAVSSGAVSASSGTLDQHSADVPETTSKHLKDSLEIAESLVSLPAPGTKDRPILEQNKVKTTKGKKKRREILQKADAAGSTSDLYNAYKGPEEKKDAVVSAEKEDSVSTSESLEQFSTGAAQRDCITSEHKAELDDWEDAADMSTPKLEVSDQTEQVTDSCIVTVKRYSRDFLLKFAEQCTNLPEGFEITADIAESLMGANVSSSRDPHPSPGRIIDRTGGMSRIDRRGGAITEEDKWSKVSNAFHSGMRLDGIGGNAGFRPVQGGNFGVLRNPRSPLPYAGAGGILSGPMQSMGNLGGMPRNSSDSDRWQRASSFQQRGLIPSPQSPLQMMHKADKKYEVGKVTDVEEAKQRQLKAILNKLTPQNFEKLFEQVKAVNIDNAVTLTGVISQIFEKALMEPTFCEMYANFCSHLAADLPDFSEDNEKITFKRLLLNKCQEEFERGEREQEEADKADEGEIKLSNEEREEKRTKARRRMLGNIRLIGELYKKRMLTERIMHECIRKLLGQHQDPDEEDIEALCKLMSTIGEMIDHPKAKEHIDVYFDRMKSLSNNMNLSSRVRFMLKDSIDLRKNKWQQRRKVEGPKKIEEVHRDATQERQAQAGRLGRGLGNNPVRRNPMDFGPRGASMLPSPVAQMGGVRGLPTQIRGYGPQDVRMDDRHEARILSVPLSQRLGDDSITLGPQGGLARGMSIRGSTAVSSSGSLNGYSNLPEGSAYSSREDHAPRYIPDRFGAPTAYDQPSAKERNMTYGNSDMRNADRNFDRPVLTSPSSQLQGTVVSQNPSSERIWPEERLRDMSMAAIREYYSARDEKEVVLCVKDLNNPSFHPSMVSIWVTDSFERKNTERDLLAQLLVNLVKSQDGTLSPAQLIKGFESVLSTLEDAVNDAPKAPEFLGRMFAKAITEHVVSLNEIGQLIHAGGEEPGSLLEAGLAADVLGSTLEAIQMEKGDTVLSEIRTSSNLRLETFRPPEPLKSRKLENFI, encoded by the exons ATGTCCTTCAATCAATCAAAATCCGACAAGAGTGACGCTGTGTACCGAAAATCCGGGCGATCCGCCAGCTTCAATCAGCAGCGAGGCTCCTCCGGCGGTGCATACGGCAGGGGCGGCAGCGGTGGCGGTGCCGCACCTTCTCCGTCACTATCCTCGAGCCGCAG TTTTAACAAGAAGTCTAATAATGCACAAGGTGGGCAATCTAGGGTAAACCCTACCGTAGCAAGTTCAACCGAGTCTAATAGTATTAATGCAAACCGGACCATACCAAATGGTAGCCATCTACAGCCTCAATTTCATG TTACCAATGCAACTGTCAAGTCACCCGAGTCAAATGCTCAGAGAAGCACCAGAGCTATTCCAAAAGCTCCTACTTCTCAACCTCCCACCTTGAGTTCTGATTCAGCTCCTCCGACAACCCCTGCTAAGG GAGATGCATCCAAGGCTTTCCCTTTCCAATTTGGATCTATTAGTCCTGGTTTTATTAACGGAATGGCA ATTCCTGCTCGCACAAGCTCAGCTCCACCCAATTTAGATGAGCAGAAGCGTGATCAG GCTCGCCATGATTCTTTTAAACCTCCAGCACCAGCACCAGCACCAGCACCGGCACCAGCACCAGCACCGGCACCTCCTGTTCCAAAGCAGCACTCAGTGAGGAAGGATATAGTTAATAATGATCAATCTAATGCTGGGACTAGGGCAAAAAAAGATATGCAGTTGTCATCATTGCCTCCAGGAAGCCAGATGCAGAAACCTTCAGTTGTTCCTTTAAGTGGAATTTCAATGGCAATGCCATATCATCAGCCACAGGCATCTGTACAGTTTGGCAGTCCCAATCCTCAGATTCAATCTCAGGGTATGCCAACAGCACCTCTACAGATGCCGTTACCAATGCCTTTGCCAATTGGAAATGCTCCACAAGTGCAGCAACAGGTCTTTGTTCCAGGCCTTCAACCACACCAGATGCATCAAGGACTCATGCATCAGAGCCAAAACATGAGTTTTACTCCTCAACTGAGCCCTCAATTGCCCCATCAGTTAGGTAGCATGGGTATAAGCATTGGCCCACAATATTCCCCACAGCAAGGAGGAAAATTCGCTCCTCGTAAAACTACTCCTGTCAAGATAACTCATCCTGAGACCCATGAGGAGCTTAGGCTTGATAAAAGGGCAGACACATATTCAGATGGTGGGTCATCTGGTGCTAAATCTCATTCTAGTGTGCCTTCTCAGTCTCAACCTGCCCAGCCATTTACAGTTTCTCATCCTATTActtactatcaacccaattcctaCAGTGCAAGTTCTGGCTTTTATCCACCTCCTAGTTCTCTTCCATTAACAAGTAGTCAGATAACTCCAAATTCTCAACCACCAAGGTTTAGTTATGCAGTGAGCCATGGTCAGCAAAATGTTGGTTTCATGAATTCATCATCTCATAATTCGATACCTGTTAATAAAGTTGGCACTCATATCCCTGCCATTACTGAACCACCTGCTCCGGAATTTTCCCACAATGTGCTTAATGTTATCTCACCATCATCAGGAGCAACATCTATGTCTATTAAAGATAGTAGTGGGACTGGTCTTGTGGACTCCTCAGTTGCCAATTCCAATATTTCTGGTGCCCGAAGGAGTCACTCTGCTAGATCTTCAGTAGCATCTGGTGATGCTAACTCCTCTTTGCCACAGAAAGGTTCTGAAATTTGCTCTGAAGTTTCTTTGGAACAGTCTAAGTTATCCAGTGATTCTTCAGTTTTGAACTCACTGCCAAAACAATCTTCTGCATCTACCGAGGTTACAACTGCTCCTTTGAAGTCTTCCTCTGCTGTGAGTGCTGAGTCTGTTTCAGTTGTGTCTAATGATGAAGAAAAGGGGAAGGAATTTCTCAGTAGGTCAAATTCTTTGAAAGATAATCAGAAGGTACAGAAGAAAGGCCAATTACAACATCAG GTTGCCGTACAATCTCCTACTGTAGCTGATGTCCCTTCCCAAGCTGTTGAGAGATCTTCGGTCATATCTGAAACTGTAGGAACTAAAACAAACCATTCTGCCGCAGTGACCAGTGAAGATATAGCAGCAGCAACAGCTGCGGATGAAGACACGCTATTAACTCCCTCTGTTAGTATGTCTCATGCTGAAGTGAAAAGCAATGGCACTACAGAACTTTCTGTTTGTGTTTCAGCTGAAGGGCCTGTCGCTCAAACTGGCTATAGTTTGAATAACAAtgatgagctagatgaatttttGCAAGAGGATAAACTGTCAAAGGATAAAGTTTCAGAAATGGGTGAAAAAACTGAAATATCATCTATTCAAGGTTCCaaacaagaacatgatgaatctAGTGTTCCAGAATGTGAAAGGACAAGTGATAGTTTAGTCATGTCTACCTGTAGTGCATTGGGTTCTCCTAAAGATGTCTCATTGAGTAGAGATGATATTGCAGTCAGTAGTGGAGCTGTTTCCGCAAGTTCTGGCACATTAGACCAGCACTCTGCTGATGTTCCCGAAACAACTTCAAAACATTTGAAAGATAGTTTAGAGATTGCTGAAAGTTTGGTTTCTCTTCCAGCGCCAGGTACTAAGGATAGACCAATTTTGGAGCAAAATAAGGTTAAAACTACTaaggggaaaaagaaaagaagagagattcTTCAAAAGGCCGATGCTGCTGGATCAACCTCTGATCTTTATAATGCGTACAAGGGACCTGAGGAAAAGAAGGATGCTGTTGTAAGTGCAGAGAAAGAGGACAGTGTTTCTACTTCTGAAAGTTTAGAGCAGTTTTCTACTGGTGCTGCTCAGCGAGATTGTATAACGAGTGAGCATAAAGCTGAGCTTGATGATTGGGAGGATGCTGCTGACATGTCTACACCAAAACTTGAAGTTTCAGATCAAACTGAACAGGTTACTGACAGTTGTATAGTTACAGTGAAAAGGTACTCTCGAGATTTCCTTTTGAAGTTTGCAGAGCAGTGCACAAATCTTCCTGAAGGATTTGAAATCACAGCTGACATAGCTGAGTCTTTGATGGGTGCCAATGTTAGTAGTTCACGTGATCCACATCCTTCTCCTGGAAGGATTATAGATAGGACTGGTGGGATGTCTAGGATAGATCGGCGTGGAGGTGCTATTACTGAGGAAGACAAGTGGAGCAAAGTTTCCAATGCTTTTCATTCAGGTATGCGTTTGGATGGTATTGGAGGTAATGCAGGATTTCGTCCAGTTCAAGGAGGCAATTTTGGTGTCTTAAGGAATCCTCGCTCACCTCTGCCATATGCTGGAGCTGGAGGGATTCTTTCTGGGCCAATGCAATCCATGGGAAATCTGGGAGGAATGCCAAGAAACAGCTCTGACAGTGACAGGTGGCAGCGTGCTTCTAGCTTCCAGCAAAGGGGTTTGATTCCTTCTCCTCAAAGTCCTTTGCAGATGATGCACAAAGCTGATAAGAAGTATGAGGTCGGTAAAGTGACAGATGTGGAAGAGGCCAAGCAGAGGCAATTGAAAGCTATATTGAATAAGTTAACTCCTCAGAATTTTGAGAAGCTTTTTGAGCAGGTAAAAGCAGTTAACATTGACAATGCAGTAACTCTCACTGGTGTCATCTCACAAATATTTGAGAAGGCTTTGATGGAACCTACCTTCTGTGAAATGTATGCCAATTTCTGTTCACATCTGGCAGCTGATTTGCCTGATTTTAGTGAAGACAATGAGAAGATAACTTTTAAGAGGTTATTATTAAACAAGTGCCAGGAAGAATTTGAGAGGGGTGAAAGAGAACAGGAAGAGGCTGACAAGGCTGATGAAGGTGAGATCAAGCTGTCTAATGAAGAAAGGGAGGAGAAAAGAACCAAAGCAAGAAGACGCATGCTGGGTAATATCAGATTGATAGGAGAACTGTATAAGAAGAGAATGTTGACAGAGAGGATTATGCATGAGTGCATCAGGAAGTTATTGGGTCAGCATCAGGATCCGGATGAAGAAGATATTGAAGCTTTGTGCAAGCTCATGAGTACAATTGGGGAGATGATTGACCATCCCAAAGCCAAGGAGCATATAGATGTGTATTTTGATCGGATGAAATCATTATCAAACAACATGAATTTATCTTCAAGGGTGAGGTTCATGTTGAAAGATTCCATTGATTTAAGAAAGAACAAATGGCAACAACGGAGGAAAGTTGAAGGTCCAAAGAAGATTGAGGAGGTACATAGGGATGCTACCCAAGAGCGGCAGGCCCAAGCTGGTAGGCTGGGTCGTGGTCTGGGCAATAATCCAGTAAGAAGAAACCCCATGGATTTTGGTCCAAGAGGGGCATCTATGTTACCTTCACCTGTTGCCCAAATGGGTGGAGTACGAGGGTTGCCTACTCAAATTCGCGGATATGGTCCACAGGATGTTCGTATGGATGATAGGCATGAGGCAAGAATCCTATCAGTTCCACTGAGTCAAAGACTTGGTGATGATTCAATTACCTTGGGACCCCAAGGGGGTCTTGCTAGAGGAATGTCCATAAGAGGCTCAACTGCAGTTTCAAGTTCAGGAAGTCTTAATGGTTATAGTAATTTGCCAGAGGGCTCAGCATACAGTTCTAGGGAGGACCATGCTCCAAGATATATTCCAGATAGATTTGGTGCTCCGACCGCTTATGATCAACCCAGTGCTAAAGAGAGAAATATGACTTATGGTAACAGTGACATGAGAAATGCAGATAGGAATTTTGACAGACCTGTTCTAACTTCACCTTCCTCTCAATTGCAAGGGACAGTGGTCTCCCAGAATCCTTCTTCAGAAAGGATTTGGCCAGAAGAACGATTACGAGACATGTCAATGGCTGCAATAAGAGAATATTATAG TGCTAGGGATGAGAAGGAAGTTGTTTTGTGTGTTAAAGATTTGAACAATCCAAGCTTCCATCCTTCCATGGTCTCGATTTGGGTCACAGACTCTTTCGAGAGAAAGAACACAGAGAGAGATCTTCTGGCTCAGCTACTAGTCAACCTTGTGAAGTCTCAGGATGGTACCTTGAGTCCAGCCCAGCTCATCAAAGG GTTTGAATCTGTTCTTAGTACTTTGGAAGATGCGGTTAACGATGCTCCAAAAGCACCGGAGTTTCTTGGCCGCATGTTTGCCAAAGCTATAACAGAGCATGTAGTCTCTTTGAATGAGATTGGGCAGTTAATACATGCCGGTGGAGAGGAACCTGGCAGTCTCTTAGAAGCGGGACTCGCAGCTGATGTTCTTGGAAGCACCTTGGAGGCCATACAAATGGAGAAAGGCGATACAGTTTTAAGTGAGATCCGGACAAGCTCAAATT
- the LOC112755229 gene encoding eukaryotic translation initiation factor 4G isoform X1 — MSFNQSKSDKSDAVYRKSGRSASFNQQRGSSGGAYGRGGSGGGAAPSPSLSSSRSFNKKSNNAQGGQSRVNPTVASSTESNSINANRTIPNGSHLQPQFHGGSDAPVTNATVKSPESNAQRSTRAIPKAPTSQPPTLSSDSAPPTTPAKGDASKAFPFQFGSISPGFINGMAIPARTSSAPPNLDEQKRDQARHDSFKPPAPAPAPAPAPAPAPAPPVPKQHSVRKDIVNNDQSNAGTRAKKDMQLSSLPPGSQMQKPSVVPLSGISMAMPYHQPQASVQFGSPNPQIQSQGMPTAPLQMPLPMPLPIGNAPQVQQQVFVPGLQPHQMHQGLMHQSQNMSFTPQLSPQLPHQLGSMGISIGPQYSPQQGGKFAPRKTTPVKITHPETHEELRLDKRADTYSDGGSSGAKSHSSVPSQSQPAQPFTVSHPITYYQPNSYSASSGFYPPPSSLPLTSSQITPNSQPPRFSYAVSHGQQNVGFMNSSSHNSIPVNKVGTHIPAITEPPAPEFSHNVLNVISPSSGATSMSIKDSSGTGLVDSSVANSNISGARRSHSARSSVASGDANSSLPQKGSEICSEVSLEQSKLSSDSSVLNSLPKQSSASTEVTTAPLKSSSAVSAESVSVVSNDEEKGKEFLSRSNSLKDNQKVQKKGQLQHQVAVQSPTVADVPSQAVERSSVISETVGTKTNHSAAVTSEDIAAATAADEDTLLTPSVSMSHAEVKSNGTTELSVCVSAEGPVAQTGYSLNNNDELDEFLQEDKLSKDKVSEMGEKTEISSIQGSKQEHDESSVPECERTSDSLVMSTCSALGSPKDVSLSRDDIAVSSGAVSASSGTLDQHSADVPETTSKHLKDSLEIAESLVSLPAPGTKDRPILEQNKVKTTKGKKKRREILQKADAAGSTSDLYNAYKGPEEKKDAVVSAEKEDSVSTSESLEQFSTGAAQRDCITSEHKAELDDWEDAADMSTPKLEVSDQTEQVTDSCIVTVKRYSRDFLLKFAEQCTNLPEGFEITADIAESLMGANVSSSRDPHPSPGRIIDRTGGMSRIDRRGGAITEEDKWSKVSNAFHSGMRLDGIGGNAGFRPVQGGNFGVLRNPRSPLPYAGAGGILSGPMQSMGNLGGMPRNSSDSDRWQRASSFQQRGLIPSPQSPLQMMHKADKKYEVGKVTDVEEAKQRQLKAILNKLTPQNFEKLFEQVKAVNIDNAVTLTGVISQIFEKALMEPTFCEMYANFCSHLAADLPDFSEDNEKITFKRLLLNKCQEEFERGEREQEEADKADEGEIKLSNEEREEKRTKARRRMLGNIRLIGELYKKRMLTERIMHECIRKLLGQHQDPDEEDIEALCKLMSTIGEMIDHPKAKEHIDVYFDRMKSLSNNMNLSSRVRFMLKDSIDLRKNKWQQRRKVEGPKKIEEVHRDATQERQAQAGRLGRGLGNNPVRRNPMDFGPRGASMLPSPVAQMGGVRGLPTQIRGYGPQDVRMDDRHEARILSVPLSQRLGDDSITLGPQGGLARGMSIRGSTAVSSSGSLNGYSNLPEGSAYSSREDHAPRYIPDRFGAPTAYDQPSAKERNMTYGNSDMRNADRNFDRPVLTSPSSQLQGTVVSQNPSSERIWPEERLRDMSMAAIREYYSARDEKEVVLCVKDLNNPSFHPSMVSIWVTDSFERKNTERDLLAQLLVNLVKSQDGTLSPAQLIKGFESVLSTLEDAVNDAPKAPEFLGRMFAKAITEHVVSLNEIGQLIHAGGEEPGSLLEAGLAADVLGSTLEAIQMEKGDTVLSEIRTSSNLRLETFRPPEPLKSRKLENFI; from the exons ATGTCCTTCAATCAATCAAAATCCGACAAGAGTGACGCTGTGTACCGAAAATCCGGGCGATCCGCCAGCTTCAATCAGCAGCGAGGCTCCTCCGGCGGTGCATACGGCAGGGGCGGCAGCGGTGGCGGTGCCGCACCTTCTCCGTCACTATCCTCGAGCCGCAG TTTTAACAAGAAGTCTAATAATGCACAAGGTGGGCAATCTAGGGTAAACCCTACCGTAGCAAGTTCAACCGAGTCTAATAGTATTAATGCAAACCGGACCATACCAAATGGTAGCCATCTACAGCCTCAATTTCATG GAGGATCTGATGCACCAGTTACCAATGCAACTGTCAAGTCACCCGAGTCAAATGCTCAGAGAAGCACCAGAGCTATTCCAAAAGCTCCTACTTCTCAACCTCCCACCTTGAGTTCTGATTCAGCTCCTCCGACAACCCCTGCTAAGG GAGATGCATCCAAGGCTTTCCCTTTCCAATTTGGATCTATTAGTCCTGGTTTTATTAACGGAATGGCA ATTCCTGCTCGCACAAGCTCAGCTCCACCCAATTTAGATGAGCAGAAGCGTGATCAG GCTCGCCATGATTCTTTTAAACCTCCAGCACCAGCACCAGCACCAGCACCGGCACCAGCACCAGCACCGGCACCTCCTGTTCCAAAGCAGCACTCAGTGAGGAAGGATATAGTTAATAATGATCAATCTAATGCTGGGACTAGGGCAAAAAAAGATATGCAGTTGTCATCATTGCCTCCAGGAAGCCAGATGCAGAAACCTTCAGTTGTTCCTTTAAGTGGAATTTCAATGGCAATGCCATATCATCAGCCACAGGCATCTGTACAGTTTGGCAGTCCCAATCCTCAGATTCAATCTCAGGGTATGCCAACAGCACCTCTACAGATGCCGTTACCAATGCCTTTGCCAATTGGAAATGCTCCACAAGTGCAGCAACAGGTCTTTGTTCCAGGCCTTCAACCACACCAGATGCATCAAGGACTCATGCATCAGAGCCAAAACATGAGTTTTACTCCTCAACTGAGCCCTCAATTGCCCCATCAGTTAGGTAGCATGGGTATAAGCATTGGCCCACAATATTCCCCACAGCAAGGAGGAAAATTCGCTCCTCGTAAAACTACTCCTGTCAAGATAACTCATCCTGAGACCCATGAGGAGCTTAGGCTTGATAAAAGGGCAGACACATATTCAGATGGTGGGTCATCTGGTGCTAAATCTCATTCTAGTGTGCCTTCTCAGTCTCAACCTGCCCAGCCATTTACAGTTTCTCATCCTATTActtactatcaacccaattcctaCAGTGCAAGTTCTGGCTTTTATCCACCTCCTAGTTCTCTTCCATTAACAAGTAGTCAGATAACTCCAAATTCTCAACCACCAAGGTTTAGTTATGCAGTGAGCCATGGTCAGCAAAATGTTGGTTTCATGAATTCATCATCTCATAATTCGATACCTGTTAATAAAGTTGGCACTCATATCCCTGCCATTACTGAACCACCTGCTCCGGAATTTTCCCACAATGTGCTTAATGTTATCTCACCATCATCAGGAGCAACATCTATGTCTATTAAAGATAGTAGTGGGACTGGTCTTGTGGACTCCTCAGTTGCCAATTCCAATATTTCTGGTGCCCGAAGGAGTCACTCTGCTAGATCTTCAGTAGCATCTGGTGATGCTAACTCCTCTTTGCCACAGAAAGGTTCTGAAATTTGCTCTGAAGTTTCTTTGGAACAGTCTAAGTTATCCAGTGATTCTTCAGTTTTGAACTCACTGCCAAAACAATCTTCTGCATCTACCGAGGTTACAACTGCTCCTTTGAAGTCTTCCTCTGCTGTGAGTGCTGAGTCTGTTTCAGTTGTGTCTAATGATGAAGAAAAGGGGAAGGAATTTCTCAGTAGGTCAAATTCTTTGAAAGATAATCAGAAGGTACAGAAGAAAGGCCAATTACAACATCAG GTTGCCGTACAATCTCCTACTGTAGCTGATGTCCCTTCCCAAGCTGTTGAGAGATCTTCGGTCATATCTGAAACTGTAGGAACTAAAACAAACCATTCTGCCGCAGTGACCAGTGAAGATATAGCAGCAGCAACAGCTGCGGATGAAGACACGCTATTAACTCCCTCTGTTAGTATGTCTCATGCTGAAGTGAAAAGCAATGGCACTACAGAACTTTCTGTTTGTGTTTCAGCTGAAGGGCCTGTCGCTCAAACTGGCTATAGTTTGAATAACAAtgatgagctagatgaatttttGCAAGAGGATAAACTGTCAAAGGATAAAGTTTCAGAAATGGGTGAAAAAACTGAAATATCATCTATTCAAGGTTCCaaacaagaacatgatgaatctAGTGTTCCAGAATGTGAAAGGACAAGTGATAGTTTAGTCATGTCTACCTGTAGTGCATTGGGTTCTCCTAAAGATGTCTCATTGAGTAGAGATGATATTGCAGTCAGTAGTGGAGCTGTTTCCGCAAGTTCTGGCACATTAGACCAGCACTCTGCTGATGTTCCCGAAACAACTTCAAAACATTTGAAAGATAGTTTAGAGATTGCTGAAAGTTTGGTTTCTCTTCCAGCGCCAGGTACTAAGGATAGACCAATTTTGGAGCAAAATAAGGTTAAAACTACTaaggggaaaaagaaaagaagagagattcTTCAAAAGGCCGATGCTGCTGGATCAACCTCTGATCTTTATAATGCGTACAAGGGACCTGAGGAAAAGAAGGATGCTGTTGTAAGTGCAGAGAAAGAGGACAGTGTTTCTACTTCTGAAAGTTTAGAGCAGTTTTCTACTGGTGCTGCTCAGCGAGATTGTATAACGAGTGAGCATAAAGCTGAGCTTGATGATTGGGAGGATGCTGCTGACATGTCTACACCAAAACTTGAAGTTTCAGATCAAACTGAACAGGTTACTGACAGTTGTATAGTTACAGTGAAAAGGTACTCTCGAGATTTCCTTTTGAAGTTTGCAGAGCAGTGCACAAATCTTCCTGAAGGATTTGAAATCACAGCTGACATAGCTGAGTCTTTGATGGGTGCCAATGTTAGTAGTTCACGTGATCCACATCCTTCTCCTGGAAGGATTATAGATAGGACTGGTGGGATGTCTAGGATAGATCGGCGTGGAGGTGCTATTACTGAGGAAGACAAGTGGAGCAAAGTTTCCAATGCTTTTCATTCAGGTATGCGTTTGGATGGTATTGGAGGTAATGCAGGATTTCGTCCAGTTCAAGGAGGCAATTTTGGTGTCTTAAGGAATCCTCGCTCACCTCTGCCATATGCTGGAGCTGGAGGGATTCTTTCTGGGCCAATGCAATCCATGGGAAATCTGGGAGGAATGCCAAGAAACAGCTCTGACAGTGACAGGTGGCAGCGTGCTTCTAGCTTCCAGCAAAGGGGTTTGATTCCTTCTCCTCAAAGTCCTTTGCAGATGATGCACAAAGCTGATAAGAAGTATGAGGTCGGTAAAGTGACAGATGTGGAAGAGGCCAAGCAGAGGCAATTGAAAGCTATATTGAATAAGTTAACTCCTCAGAATTTTGAGAAGCTTTTTGAGCAGGTAAAAGCAGTTAACATTGACAATGCAGTAACTCTCACTGGTGTCATCTCACAAATATTTGAGAAGGCTTTGATGGAACCTACCTTCTGTGAAATGTATGCCAATTTCTGTTCACATCTGGCAGCTGATTTGCCTGATTTTAGTGAAGACAATGAGAAGATAACTTTTAAGAGGTTATTATTAAACAAGTGCCAGGAAGAATTTGAGAGGGGTGAAAGAGAACAGGAAGAGGCTGACAAGGCTGATGAAGGTGAGATCAAGCTGTCTAATGAAGAAAGGGAGGAGAAAAGAACCAAAGCAAGAAGACGCATGCTGGGTAATATCAGATTGATAGGAGAACTGTATAAGAAGAGAATGTTGACAGAGAGGATTATGCATGAGTGCATCAGGAAGTTATTGGGTCAGCATCAGGATCCGGATGAAGAAGATATTGAAGCTTTGTGCAAGCTCATGAGTACAATTGGGGAGATGATTGACCATCCCAAAGCCAAGGAGCATATAGATGTGTATTTTGATCGGATGAAATCATTATCAAACAACATGAATTTATCTTCAAGGGTGAGGTTCATGTTGAAAGATTCCATTGATTTAAGAAAGAACAAATGGCAACAACGGAGGAAAGTTGAAGGTCCAAAGAAGATTGAGGAGGTACATAGGGATGCTACCCAAGAGCGGCAGGCCCAAGCTGGTAGGCTGGGTCGTGGTCTGGGCAATAATCCAGTAAGAAGAAACCCCATGGATTTTGGTCCAAGAGGGGCATCTATGTTACCTTCACCTGTTGCCCAAATGGGTGGAGTACGAGGGTTGCCTACTCAAATTCGCGGATATGGTCCACAGGATGTTCGTATGGATGATAGGCATGAGGCAAGAATCCTATCAGTTCCACTGAGTCAAAGACTTGGTGATGATTCAATTACCTTGGGACCCCAAGGGGGTCTTGCTAGAGGAATGTCCATAAGAGGCTCAACTGCAGTTTCAAGTTCAGGAAGTCTTAATGGTTATAGTAATTTGCCAGAGGGCTCAGCATACAGTTCTAGGGAGGACCATGCTCCAAGATATATTCCAGATAGATTTGGTGCTCCGACCGCTTATGATCAACCCAGTGCTAAAGAGAGAAATATGACTTATGGTAACAGTGACATGAGAAATGCAGATAGGAATTTTGACAGACCTGTTCTAACTTCACCTTCCTCTCAATTGCAAGGGACAGTGGTCTCCCAGAATCCTTCTTCAGAAAGGATTTGGCCAGAAGAACGATTACGAGACATGTCAATGGCTGCAATAAGAGAATATTATAG TGCTAGGGATGAGAAGGAAGTTGTTTTGTGTGTTAAAGATTTGAACAATCCAAGCTTCCATCCTTCCATGGTCTCGATTTGGGTCACAGACTCTTTCGAGAGAAAGAACACAGAGAGAGATCTTCTGGCTCAGCTACTAGTCAACCTTGTGAAGTCTCAGGATGGTACCTTGAGTCCAGCCCAGCTCATCAAAGG GTTTGAATCTGTTCTTAGTACTTTGGAAGATGCGGTTAACGATGCTCCAAAAGCACCGGAGTTTCTTGGCCGCATGTTTGCCAAAGCTATAACAGAGCATGTAGTCTCTTTGAATGAGATTGGGCAGTTAATACATGCCGGTGGAGAGGAACCTGGCAGTCTCTTAGAAGCGGGACTCGCAGCTGATGTTCTTGGAAGCACCTTGGAGGCCATACAAATGGAGAAAGGCGATACAGTTTTAAGTGAGATCCGGACAAGCTCAAATT